The proteins below are encoded in one region of Hordeum vulgare subsp. vulgare chromosome 3H, MorexV3_pseudomolecules_assembly, whole genome shotgun sequence:
- the LOC123440394 gene encoding sigma factor binding protein 1, chloroplastic-like, whose translation MDHRKQRSPSPRSGGSSGKHGGKGPGSKSGAGGSKKPIKVVYISNPMRVKTSAAGFRALVQELTGRHADPSKYNTDDGGAAQDLSLSPSPEGSAAGSTPDAAVPGGPAATGGQPELTAAPFGDGEDEEDIFGSQLLDNDYNDYAVFSPETPLYDFPHSNKV comes from the coding sequence ATGGATCACCGGAAGCAGCGGAGCCCCAGCCCCCGGAGCGGCGGCAGCTCGGGAAAGCACGGCGGCAAGGGGCCGGGCAGCAAGTCGGGCGCCGGGGGCAGCAAGAAGCCGATCAAGGTGGTGTACATCTCCAACCCCATGCGGGTCAAGACCAGCGCGGCGGGCTTCCGCGCCCTCGTCCAGGAGCTCACGGGCCGCCATGCCGACCCCTCCAAGTACAACACCGACGACGGCGGCGCGGCGCAGGACCTCAGCCTCAGCCCCAGCCCCGAGGGGAGCGCGGCTGGGTCGACGCCTGACGCGGCCGTCCCCGGCGGCCCCGCCGCCACTGGAGGCCAGCCGGAGCTCACCGCGGCGCCgttcggcgacggcgaggacgaggaggacatcTTCGGATCGCAGCTGCTggacaacgactacaacgactaCGCCGTCTTCTCGCCGGAGACGCCCCTCTACGACTTCCCGCACAGCAACAAGGTGTAG